The region AACCGTTAAGTGAACGGCATTTCAGTCATTTTACCACCacggggaccatttatgaagtttgccttaatttttttttttaaaaaaaagaaaaaaaaatatttaatattaaagggccccacccccccccccccgccctctctctctctctctctctctctctctctctctctctctctctctctctttcgtaAGATCAAAAAACCCACGTACCCTATCATCTTCTTCCCATTCTTCACCTGCAACTGATGTAGGTATGGTCGGCTTAGCGAAAAACTGCAAGGGTTTGAAGAAATTCTCTTGTGGATCTTGCATGTTCGGTGCTAAAGGCATAAACGCCCTCCTCGATAGCTGTTCTTATCTCGAGGAGCTGTCTGTTAAACGATTAAGAGGCATCAACGACGGAGGAGCAGCGGAGCCGATTGGGCCAGGGGCGGCGGCTTCCTCGCTCAAAAGTATATGTCTTAAGGAGCTATACAACGGCCATTTCTTCGGACCTTTAATTAGCGGTGCAAAAAAACTGAAGACGTTGAAATTGCTCCGATGCTTAGGCGATTGGGATAGGTTATTGGAGACGATAGCGACTGCAGATAGTTGTTTGGTTGAAGTTCATCTGGAGAGACTACAGGTAACCGATGTTGGGCTTTCATCCCTCTCTAATTGCTCCAAATTGGAAATTCTACACATCGTCAAGACACCAGAATGCACAAATACTGGGGTTGTCGCCATTGTTGAGCACTGTAAGTACTTAAGAAAGCTTCACATCGATGGATGGAGAACAAACAGGATAGGAAACGAGGGTTTGACAGCGATTGCTAAACACAGTGCAAACCTTCAAGAACTTGATCTAATTGGGGTCAACCCTAACTCAGCAAGCCTAGAAGCAATCGCTACAAACTATCAAAAACTAGAAAGATTAGCTCTATGTGGAAGCGAAACAATAACTGATGGGGAAATTTCAAGCATAGCATCAAAATGTGTTGCTTTGAAGAAGCTCTGTATAAAAGGGTGTCCAGTATCAGATGAAGGAATCGAAGCTTTTGCTTGGGGTTGTCCTAATTTGGTGAAGATCAAGGTAAAGAAGTGCAAGAATGTGACTAGTGAAGTTGGAGATTGGCTACGAGCTAGAAGAGGATCATTGGTGGTGAATTTGGATGTGTGTGAAGTTGAAACTGAAGCTGTAGATGCAATGtttacgagagagagagagagagagagagagagagagagagagatagagagagagagggggggtggggccctttaatattaaataattttttttcttttttttaaaaaaaaaattaaggcaaacttcataaatggtccctgtggtggtAAAATGACTGAAATGCCCTTCACTTAACGGTTAAATGTTAACAGTGTTAGccaaaaggaccatttgttaaaagttttgaaaccacagggaccatctgtgaggttttttgaacttaaggactaaacttgatattttcgaaaaccacagggaccatttttgaagttttgtcatatatatatatatatatatatatatatatatatatatataatattatatatatatatatatatatatattaaaaaaataaaaataaataaaagaagcttaggtgtttttttaattatttaactaattgTTACATTTTTGGAAAATGGGTTCAAACCcaaaacccatgggtttaaacccagaAACCGTAAGtgtatgggttgaacccaagaaaccgagAAACCGCCCAAACCGATATTAGAAACCGAGAAACCGAACTGACCAGAAACCGACCCTATTGGGTTCTGAAAACCAGAAACTGATCATTTACGGGTTGGGTTGGATTGGGGTccaaaaccgacccaaaccgGCCCATGCACAACCCTAGCTATGGTAGACGACTTGATATGTTGAGGAAGAGCTAAACGGTAAAGACCATTTTCAACACTGCCTTAGATGATTGGTTTGCCCTGTAAGATCTTAACAACACAATGATTAGGCCAAAATTCCATGAAGACATTATTATCCTGTGTTAGTTGAGAAACACTGAGAAGATTTGTAATTAAACGAGGAACAACAAACACTTTAGGTAAACGCAATGAAGATAATGAAGTAGAGCCAGAATGAGTAATAAGTAAGTGGTTACCATTGGCAACTTGCAATTTGTTGTCTTCAGTGTGTGGTTCTGTGATATGCAATTTTTTGGGATCAGAAGTAACATGATCGGTCGCTCTTGAGTCGAAGTACCAGGAAGGGTCCATGACAGTTGATGGATTGGGGTAGCTTGCAAGATGAGCCTGGCGGGGTTGATCACGAGGAGTGGGACAATGAGAAGGGCAGTCAGTTTGATTACCCCGCTACCAACAGTTGATGGCTTCATGGCCTGTTTTATTGCACAATTGGCAATGCAGATGATGACGGCGACTATCAAACCCACGATAGTGAGAATTTTGTTGGTGAGTTGTGGTAGGGAAGCGGGAATGGGTCTGGCTGTGAGACACTTGATTTGCCTTCAGGAAAGAGGTAGGATGAGTAGAAGTGGATGTCGAAAGTTGGGTGACGGCTTGACGAGCAAGGTCTTGATCAATACGGGCTTATTCTTGAAGAAGTAGGCCAAATAGGTCATCGACAGAAATGGTGTCAGATTTCATGAGAAAAGCATAAACAAAGTGGTTTTAGGAAGAGTCAAGACCATTGATGATGTAGGTAATGAGGTCGTCTTCAGAGAAACAGGGGTGAGATTTTCAGCTAAAAAGTCTGCAATCTGGCGTTTCTTTTCAAGGTAGCCGATCATAGATAATGACCCTTTAGAGAGCGATTGAAGTCGAGTTTTGAGGGTCATCTGTTGTGCACAAGTGTGAGCTTGAAAAATCGTTCTATGGTTTGCCATGCATGTTGAAGGATGATGATCTAGCAACGGTAGCAAGCGATCGATCAAATAGGGTGGATTTCATCCAAAGGAGAACAAACCGGTCCTGCTTTTTCCAGGTAGAAAACGCTGGATTTGGAACAGAGGTTGCATTATTAGGGGTTGGAGCATTATTAGGGGTtggagcatcagcaacaatagggAGAGTAATGGTTTCTGGTGGTGGGAGAGGATTAAGAACAAAGGACTCGAGATCAAAGCATTCTAGGGCAGAGATAATGGTGGTGCGCCAAAGAGGGTAGTTGTCTCGATCTAGCTTGATGCTGAGAGTAGGAATTTGGAAGTTGAGGTTGGTGGAGGCGATTTGAGCCGCAGCAAGAAGTTGCTGGTTGGTGGCGGACATGGTGGATCGTAAAGCTCACAGGAAAAAAAATTGGTGCGCAGGTCAGCGCTCTAATACCATATAGAGACGAGAGAATACAATTGAAATTTGATGTTGTATATGATTGATGAGAATTACATGTGTATATATACAGAAAGAAAGTAACCTAACGTCTGATAAATGAGCACTAGTACCACGTGACTATAATACCCAAAgaataggagtagaagactaattctCTTGACTAAGTTATTAGTCGTTAAGGTAGCGTTTGTTGTGTGGTACAGGATAGAACAGAACACAACTAGGACTCTTGAGAGGGTGTTTGGCGTTGAtggaacaagaacaagaaatattTTTGACCAAGTCCAATGGGACTAATTCCTAAATTTTTAGTCCCACCTAAAAGGATGGAACTGAGTGGAACACACACATTTTTTTTTCCGGCAGATTTACTCTTCCGATATTGATCTCCTTTGTGTTTATCCTCATCATCACGTCTTAATAATAATATCACATTTTTTGTCTTTTCCTTCGACATCTTTGCAACACCTTCTTCACAAATATCATGCAGTGCTTACTGTCGTCTTCTCTTCATGCGTATCATCAGTAATCACATTTACGATTTTCTCTTTACTTAACTCAATGGAACTTTAGTTACCAATTTGTTTCAAATTGACGCTTATCTATTTTATTGTATCTTGAGAATTACCAAAAGTTACGATTCTATAAACTTAAACCTATTATTTTAATAAGATAGATAGCTAAAGTCACCGACTTAATGTTTTTGGGAAAACGCTATTAATCTTTAGGCAATATTCTATAATTTTTATGTTGACCTCAATTTTTACAATGAACTATGTTGCAGAGTGTGTTAATCAGTATTCTACTAGCCCCTATAATTGTTATCTTGACATCTAATTTAAGTTCATATAACCCTCTTGTGGCTTATAACGTAATTTTTATATTGACATAATGCAACTGTAGCTTATTCATTTAATCCaattgtatgcatgtaattgtgtTTCAACAAGATATTTATATTAACATCAGTATTAGTATTTTTTGAATTTATGGAATTATAAACAATTTGTGGGAatctttttattaattttgaaatgATTCATGTTAAGTTAATTTTCTAGTCTTTTCTGTACATAAGGACATTGGAAAATATGGTAActtttaggtgttgtttgttcaTTTCTAGATTTAACAAACATTTTATGGTGACTTGTTCCGTTCTGTTCCACTCTTACCAAACACTATATAAAAAATTAGTCCAATCTTGTTTAGTTATGTTCAGTCCAGTCCAGTTCTGTTCAATCCTATCCAATCCAGTTCTATTGCCAAACGCTGCCTAAGATTTCTATGACAATACATGGAGGTAGGAAAACGTTAAGTATTCAAAGTGTGATTACGATTAAGAGAAGAAAGCCCCTTTTGACTATCTATCTATAACGGGGGGAGTTCTCTGAAAGCAAGGGAGTGAGCGGATAATAGCCCCCGACGATTGAGGGGAAAGAGTTTGTTGTTGCGTCCCTTGCAGTGTCATTAAAGCCAGTAAAGGTAAAGAGAGAAGGTGCCCTTGTTGATTATTCATATTCGAATGAGAAACTAACTGCAGACGAGTCTCTGGGATATGAACAAAAGGTAAGAGATCAAACTGCTTCTGCTCTGCTTCGGGATAAAGGGATTCTCACTCCAAGTAGGGAATTTTCTCAGTAATAGGATAGATGAGTCTCGGAAGTCAGAACAAGGCCCTGGCATCTATGGCATCTATGCCAAGTGAAGCCTCATGAATAGAGCGGACACTCTTGGAACAGCTGGAGTAAGAAGTCCTCAAGTGAGCGTTAGGATTGAGGTTATTACCAAAAGGATATATAAATTGGTGTCGTCTGTTGTAAACACAAACAATTATTTTCACATTCAAATGTaaaatatgcaaaaaaaaaattagggacaAATCGAGATTTAAAGTATCCAAAGTTGAGCAAGATAAGGTTGTTTTCTTATAAGTTATATAAGTATCCAAAGTTGAACAAGACATTTTATTCCATTTGTCCCGGGATTAGTTGACTTTTTGGTTTTTGATCGAATAGGATTGCATATCACATGCTAACCCGATATTTGGTTCACGTTATATTATGGAatgaattaaaatattattaaacaTAATGCTCTTAAAAAAGATAAAAGGCCGATTCAAAGCAATTTgaattaaaaaagaaattaaaaaaatccgAATAAATTCTAATGTGCATGCTTGGTTAGACGGAAATGTAACTTATTAAATAATATCCTTTGCTACTCTCTTTGGTTTGTAAATCTATCAAAGAAATTTAAATGTAAattatgttaaaaagaaagaatgtGTTTGTGTTTTTAGCTCACAAAGGAATTCAATTCTTACCACCCACTTTAGGAATAATAAAGATCCCTCGAAAACATGGATTTCAAAAGAATCTCTTGGAATACAATTCCGTTGGTTTGGCCACCAGCTTCAAGACTCCAATTCCTTCAGATTTTGCAACCAAACACGCCCTAAAGAAATTGAAATATGTCATATTTGGTTGCATGGTTGATAGGAAATGGAATGGAAATTGCTAGCGAGAAGATGGAAAGCTAATATAGAGGCGAAGGTTAAAAGAGGTAT is a window of Lactuca sativa cultivar Salinas chromosome 1, Lsat_Salinas_v11, whole genome shotgun sequence DNA encoding:
- the LOC128128142 gene encoding F-box protein SKIP2-like, which codes for MKSKNPRTLSSSSHSSPATDVGMVGLAKNCKGLKKFSCGSCMFGAKGINALLDSCSYLEELSVKRLRGINDGGAAEPIGPGAAASSLKSICLKELYNGHFFGPLISGAKKLKTLKLLRCLGDWDRLLETIATADSCLVEVHLERLQVTDVGLSSLSNCSKLEILHIVKTPECTNTGVVAIVEHCKYLRKLHIDGWRTNRIGNEGLTAIAKHSANLQELDLIGVNPNSASLEAIATNYQKLERLALCGSETITDGEISSIASKCVALKKLCIKGCPVSDEGIEAFAWGCPNLVKIKVKKCKNVTSEVGDWLRARRGSLVVNLDVCEVETEAVDAI